The window ATAAAATTAATTTTGCATTCCAATAAGACAAGCCCCAATAGCTCCAGTAAAACTGGATAACTCATGTGTGGCTATTGGTGTATCCAAAATCTTTTCTAAAGCCTTTAAAAGTCCAATATTTTTAGCAACGCCTCCTGTTAATATAACTTTTGGCTTGCCACCAGCTCTTTTATACATGCTTGATATACGGCTTGCAATAGATTGGCAAAGGCCAGCGAAAATATTATTTCTATCTTCGCCTTTTGCTACCAATGATATAACTTCAGATTCTGCAAATACCGTGCAAATACTGCTTATTTTTGAAGGAAAAGCAGCTTTTAAAGCAAGATTTCCAAACTCATTTATATCTGTTTCCAAAGCTTTTGCCATGACATCTAAAAACCTGCCAGTGCCTGCTGCACATTTGTCATTCATAACAAAATTTACAACATTTCCACTTTCATTTAAAATTATAACTTTGCTGTCCTGACCGCCAATATCTATGACTGTACTTACATCGTAAATCAAAAACTTAACACCTTTTGCATGACATATGATTTCTGAAGCAGTTTTTCTTGCAAAATCAATACTTTCTCTACCGTACCCGCAGGAAACAATATTTTTGATATCGGATTCACTTATGTTGTTCCTTGACAGAATTTCTTTGTATATATTTGTTGCAACCTGCTTTGAGCTGTAGCCTACATTTGCAATTAATTTATCAATTATGTTTTTGTTTTGATCCATAAGTACTATTTTTGCTGTTGTCGAACCTATATCTATGCCTATAAACATTTTAACCCTTTATTTGACTCAAAACTTCCATAAATGAATCAATACGATTTTCCACCTGAGCCTGTGCAAATTTGCGCTCATCTGTCATATCGGCTTCAATAAAAAGTGTAGGGATACCTTTCTTTTGAATTATACGCGCAATATCGTATTGACCAAAAGAATAAGGCTTGCAACTGCGGTTTGAGTGCAACACCACACCATCTATAGAATATTTATCAATAAGCTTTAGGACAGAATCTGCCATTTTGTCTGTACCTATATTTAGATATACTCTTGCGTAGGCTTCCCCCATTGTTTCCAAAAAACGCTCTTCATCAACATAATCAACCACACCACACCAGCTTTGCGTGTATGTGTCTGCTACCAGTGCACCATCATGTTTTTTGAAAGCATTTGAAAGCCACCTCATTTTATACCATATAGGCAAATTATCCCATAAAAGCCTGTATTTTTCGTTTTCCACCGCTCCAATTTTGTTTTTTGCACGATCATTTAACTCTTTAAGCAAAGTTTCATAGTAGTCAACAACAACCTTTTTGCCCCTGAGTGTTACAATAAGAGCCAGATGTATAAAAGCATCAAACGCAGTCATAGGGCTTGGTTTATTAATTGCACTATCCAGAACTGCTTGCCATTTTTGCATAGCCTTAAGCGATAATTTTCCAACTTCCTGCATTTTGTCATAATCAAGCTTTTTCTTTGTAACGCTTTCTAAAAAAGAGATATACTCTTTAGTTTGAGCTTTTAAGTATTTTTTTGCAGAATCATCCAAATCAACATGGCAAAATGGCGTATCGTAAATAAAAAGCGGAACATTAAATTTTCTTGATTGTATTTCATACCATTTTTGAACTGTCCCGCAAATATTATTGCAACAAATAAGCATATCAGGTTTTGGTAAACCTCCAATAGGACTTTGGCGTGTTATTGAAGATGTAATATCAACTTTAACATAAGAGCATATATCACTTGAATAACCGAGGCTTTCTGCATATTCAGATAGTTTTGCGCCGATTTTTGAAGCACCAATCATTGCTCCATGGTTTTCCGGATATACCGGTATAATGCCCATTGCAATAAGCGGCTCAACCGGACCTCCGCTTGTTATCCAGGCGACTTTTTTACCAAAATATTTTGCATACTTTGCTGTTAAATAGTATTTTTTCATAATTTTTTTCATTTTATCTGTTGATTTGATTTTATTTTCCATTTTTACTCACCTAACATCTCTATAAAAGTTTCAAGCCTTGTTCTGGTTTGTTCATCAAATATATTGTGGTTTTCAATTTCAACCATTATGCTTGGTATCCCAATTTTTTCAAGTAAATTTTTCTGGTCAGGATAATCAAAAGCATGCGGTTCGCAAAATTTAATAAATAAAAAAATTACACCATTAATTTTGTATTCATCAATTTTTCTTTTTAAATAATCAAGCCTATATTGCGGGTTTATATGCTTGGTAGGACAAATAGGTCTTTTGATGAATCTATCAGCTATTGACTGTAAAGGGTTATCGCCAATCTGTGTTAATTCATCAAAAAATCTTGTGCCTGTACATAAATCATCCCAAACAATATGAGCATTTTTATTTTCTATGGTTTCAAATAAAACTGAATGATTACATATGCTTCCTATAATCAGAAGTCGTTTTGAAGATTGGTATTGATTTTGGGGTATTTTATTTATGATTTGAGAGCTTATGTTAATGAATTCCACAGGATCCATAATAAACGAAACCCTTACAATTTTTGATAAATCGCTATAGCTTAAAGCTTCAGGATTATTTGACTTAATATTATATAGCTTCAGTAAGTTAGCTTTTAAATCATTGTAAGTTTGTATGGCTTTATTGAGGCTATCTATACCTATTTTTATATTTTGATCCTGCTCAAGTTTTGATTTAAAATCATTCAAAATATCAAGAAAATAGTCTTTTGAGGTTTGTGAACTAAATTTTACTGGCAATATCAGATCAAATTGCTTGAAATTAAGGTTTATTCTAAATATATCAGATAGCCTCTGCATTGAATCGCAAGTATGTAAAAACAAAAAAGCACTTAAAAAATCGAGTTTTTTTAACAAGCTATCTTCAAGGAGCGTCCTTACAACTGCACAAGCATACGATTGCAAATACACATCAGAAAGACTGACATTATTGGCTAAACCTATTATTCTTGCAGGATGATAACCGCTTGCATAAATAAGCTCAACTGGAGCATAAGTACAGCTATAGCCCATAATAG is drawn from Desulfurella sp. and contains these coding sequences:
- a CDS encoding acyl-CoA dehydratase activase, with amino-acid sequence MFIGIDIGSTTAKIVLMDQNKNIIDKLIANVGYSSKQVATNIYKEILSRNNISESDIKNIVSCGYGRESIDFARKTASEIICHAKGVKFLIYDVSTVIDIGGQDSKVIILNESGNVVNFVMNDKCAAGTGRFLDVMAKALETDINEFGNLALKAAFPSKISSICTVFAESEVISLVAKGEDRNNIFAGLCQSIASRISSMYKRAGGKPKVILTGGVAKNIGLLKALEKILDTPIATHELSSFTGAIGACLIGMQN
- a CDS encoding 2-hydroxyacyl-CoA dehydratase subunit D codes for the protein MENKIKSTDKMKKIMKKYYLTAKYAKYFGKKVAWITSGGPVEPLIAMGIIPVYPENHGAMIGASKIGAKLSEYAESLGYSSDICSYVKVDITSSITRQSPIGGLPKPDMLICCNNICGTVQKWYEIQSRKFNVPLFIYDTPFCHVDLDDSAKKYLKAQTKEYISFLESVTKKKLDYDKMQEVGKLSLKAMQKWQAVLDSAINKPSPMTAFDAFIHLALIVTLRGKKVVVDYYETLLKELNDRAKNKIGAVENEKYRLLWDNLPIWYKMRWLSNAFKKHDGALVADTYTQSWCGVVDYVDEERFLETMGEAYARVYLNIGTDKMADSVLKLIDKYSIDGVVLHSNRSCKPYSFGQYDIARIIQKKGIPTLFIEADMTDERKFAQAQVENRIDSFMEVLSQIKG
- a CDS encoding 2-hydroxyacyl-CoA dehydratase subunit D — protein: MQELMKTIDSILENPYTYLENLSRSKPIMGYSCTYAPVELIYASGYHPARIIGLANNVSLSDVYLQSYACAVVRTLLEDSLLKKLDFLSAFLFLHTCDSMQRLSDIFRINLNFKQFDLILPVKFSSQTSKDYFLDILNDFKSKLEQDQNIKIGIDSLNKAIQTYNDLKANLLKLYNIKSNNPEALSYSDLSKIVRVSFIMDPVEFINISSQIINKIPQNQYQSSKRLLIIGSICNHSVLFETIENKNAHIVWDDLCTGTRFFDELTQIGDNPLQSIADRFIKRPICPTKHINPQYRLDYLKRKIDEYKINGVIFLFIKFCEPHAFDYPDQKNLLEKIGIPSIMVEIENHNIFDEQTRTRLETFIEMLGE